In Salvelinus alpinus chromosome 30, SLU_Salpinus.1, whole genome shotgun sequence, a single genomic region encodes these proteins:
- the dars2 gene encoding aspartate--tRNA ligase, mitochondrial isoform X3 yields the protein MANKSRALAQRMLLICRQETRAYSLWRRTTIPIASQGHLIKPSIMHLRFSLNVNKHSTCTTGSSSLSFRSHTCGELRPVDVGEEVTLCGWVQYLRQDLFVIMRDFSGLAQILIPQDKDKINLKTALCDLPPESVIRVKGTVRLRPDGQENKEMPTGEIEVLAESVEILNVCRKLPFEIKDSVKKSESLRMQYRYLDLRSSQMQYNLRLRSQLVMKMREYLCNVHGFVDVETPTLFKRTPGGAKEFVVPSREPGRFYSLPQSPQQFKQLLMVAGIDRYFQLARCYRDEGSKPDRQPEFTQVDIEMSFVDQAGIRGLIEGLVQYSWPVEKDPVSTPFPCITYEKAMKDYGVDKPDTRFAMKLMDISKTFHNTEIEFLKDALNQPGGCIQAICVPDGAKHLTGKDHESLKQTARTKFGQEVSVVLVKADGALKSPLNRLMPASAKQQLLQMAQARPGDLLLISAGTQECVRPLLGKLRLQCSELLEGSGVAVRDPSAFHFLWVVDFPLFLPKEEDPDQLESAHHPFTAPLPEDAHLLYSLPHKVRGQHYDLVLNGCEIGGGSIRIHKASDQQHVLETILKEDPSLLSHLLEALDSGAPPHGGIALGLDRFLSIIVGAPSIRDVIAFPKSFRGHDLMSRAPDFVSEDELKSYHIAVNWPAGDKGNQEK from the exons ATGGCCAATAAAAGCAGAGCATTGGCACAGAGGATGCTTCTCATCTGTAGACAGGAGACCAGAGCATATTCACTATGGCGAAGAACAACAATTCCGATTGCAAGCCAAGGACATCTGATCAAACCCAGCATTATGCATTTGAGGTTTTCTCTCAATGTCAACAAACACTCAACGTGCACAACAG GTTCTAGCAGTTTGTCCTTTCGGAGTCACACTTGTGGGGAGCTACGGCCTGTTGATGTAGGAGAGGAAGTCACTCTGTgtggctgggttcaatacctgaG ACAGGATTTATTTGTTATCATGAGAGATTTCAGTGGCTTGGCACAAATTCTTATCCCTCAAGACAAG GACAAAATTAATCTGAAAACAGCCTTGTGTGACTTACCACCTGAATCAGTGATCAGGGTGAAAGGCACGGTCAGGCTTCGACCAGATGGACAAGAGAACAAG GAGATGCCCACCGGAGAGATCGAGGTTCTTGCAGAGAGTGTGGAGATTCTAAATGTCTGCCGTAAGCTTCCCTTTGAAATCAAAGATTCTGTGAAA AAATCTGAATCCCTTCGGATGCAGTATCGCTATCTGGACCTTCGTTCGTCACAAATGCAGTATAACCTGAGGCTGAGGTCCCAGCTAGTGATGAAGATGAGAGAGTACCTGTGCAATGTGCATG GGTTTGTGGATGTTGAAACTCCCACCTTATTTAAGAGGACTCCAGGG GGTGCAAAGGAGTTTGTGGTGCCCTCAAGAGAACCTGGTCGATTTTACTCCCTGCCTCAGAGTCCTCAGCAGTTTAAACAGCTTCTCATGGTGGCTGGCATTGACAG GTACTTTCAACTGGCCCGGTGCTACAGAGATGAGGGTTCCAAACCAGACAGACAACCAGAATTTACCCAG GTGGACATTGAGATGTCCTTTGTGGATCAAGCTGGAATCCGAGGGCTGATTGAGGGCTTGGTCCAGTACTCCTGGCCTGTGGAGAAAGATCCTGTCTCCACACCCTTCCCCTGCATAACGTATGAAAAAGCAATGAAGGACTATGGAGTGGACAAGCCAGACACACGATTCGCCATGAAG CTCATGGACATCAGTAAAACATTCCACAACACAGAAATAGAGTTCCTTAAAGATGCCCTCAACCAACCAGGAGGCTGTATCCAGGCAATCTGTGTCCCGGATGGAGCA AAACATTTGACGGGCAAAGATCACGAATCCCTGAAGCAAACTGCCAGGACCAAGTTCGGCCAG GAAGTGAGTGTAGTTTTGGTGAAGGCAGATGGTGCATTGAAGTCTCCCCTCAACAGACTCATGCCTGCCTCAGCTAAACAGCAGCTGCTCCAGATGGCCCAGGCCAGACCTGGGGACCTGCTGCTCATCTCTGCTGGGACGCAGGAATGTGTG CGCCCTTTGTTGGGCAAGTTGAGGCTTCAGTGTTCTGAACTCCTAGAGGGCTCCGGTGTGGCTGTTCGAGACCCCTCAGCGTTTCACTTTCTGTGGGTGGTAGACTTCCCACTGTTCCTGCCAAAAGAAGAGGATCCTGATCAGCTTGAGTCAGCCCACCATCCTTTCACTGCACCTCTCCCTGAGGATGCTCATCTCCTGTATTCACTGCCTCACAAG GTACGTGGCCAGCATTATGACCTGGTCCTGAATGGGTGTGAGATTGGAGGAGGATCCATTCGTATTCACAAGGCCTCTGATCAGCAGCATGTGCTGGAGACGATCCTCAAG GAGgatccatctctcctttctcacCTGTTAGAGGCACTGGACTCTGGGGCTCCCCCTCATGGTGGGATTGCATTGG GTTTGGATCGTTTTCTGTCTATTATCGTCGGAGCCCCCAGCATCAGGGACGTGATTGCCTTCCCCAAATCATTCAGGGGCCATGACCTGATGAGTCGTGCTCCAGATTTCGTCTCTGAAGACGAGCTTAAATCCTACCACATCGCTGTCAACTGGCCAGCAGGAGACAAAGGGAACCAGGAGAAATAG
- the dars2 gene encoding aspartate--tRNA ligase, mitochondrial isoform X4, with amino-acid sequence MRDFSGLAQILIPQDKDKINLKTALCDLPPESVIRVKGTVRLRPDGQENKEMPTGEIEVLAESVEILNVCRKLPFEIKDSVKKSESLRMQYRYLDLRSSQMQYNLRLRSQLVMKMREYLCNVHGFVDVETPTLFKRTPGGAKEFVVPSREPGRFYSLPQSPQQFKQLLMVAGIDRYFQLARCYRDEGSKPDRQPEFTQVDIEMSFVDQAGIRGLIEGLVQYSWPVEKDPVSTPFPCITYEKAMKDYGVDKPDTRFAMKLMDISKTFHNTEIEFLKDALNQPGGCIQAICVPDGAGVSTFYRTSVFNISLQKHLTGKDHESLKQTARTKFGQEVSVVLVKADGALKSPLNRLMPASAKQQLLQMAQARPGDLLLISAGTQECVRPLLGKLRLQCSELLEGSGVAVRDPSAFHFLWVVDFPLFLPKEEDPDQLESAHHPFTAPLPEDAHLLYSLPHKVRGQHYDLVLNGCEIGGGSIRIHKASDQQHVLETILKEDPSLLSHLLEALDSGAPPHGGIALGLDRFLSIIVGAPSIRDVIAFPKSFRGHDLMSRAPDFVSEDELKSYHIAVNWPAGDKGNQEK; translated from the exons ATGAGAGATTTCAGTGGCTTGGCACAAATTCTTATCCCTCAAGACAAG GACAAAATTAATCTGAAAACAGCCTTGTGTGACTTACCACCTGAATCAGTGATCAGGGTGAAAGGCACGGTCAGGCTTCGACCAGATGGACAAGAGAACAAG GAGATGCCCACCGGAGAGATCGAGGTTCTTGCAGAGAGTGTGGAGATTCTAAATGTCTGCCGTAAGCTTCCCTTTGAAATCAAAGATTCTGTGAAA AAATCTGAATCCCTTCGGATGCAGTATCGCTATCTGGACCTTCGTTCGTCACAAATGCAGTATAACCTGAGGCTGAGGTCCCAGCTAGTGATGAAGATGAGAGAGTACCTGTGCAATGTGCATG GGTTTGTGGATGTTGAAACTCCCACCTTATTTAAGAGGACTCCAGGG GGTGCAAAGGAGTTTGTGGTGCCCTCAAGAGAACCTGGTCGATTTTACTCCCTGCCTCAGAGTCCTCAGCAGTTTAAACAGCTTCTCATGGTGGCTGGCATTGACAG GTACTTTCAACTGGCCCGGTGCTACAGAGATGAGGGTTCCAAACCAGACAGACAACCAGAATTTACCCAG GTGGACATTGAGATGTCCTTTGTGGATCAAGCTGGAATCCGAGGGCTGATTGAGGGCTTGGTCCAGTACTCCTGGCCTGTGGAGAAAGATCCTGTCTCCACACCCTTCCCCTGCATAACGTATGAAAAAGCAATGAAGGACTATGGAGTGGACAAGCCAGACACACGATTCGCCATGAAG CTCATGGACATCAGTAAAACATTCCACAACACAGAAATAGAGTTCCTTAAAGATGCCCTCAACCAACCAGGAGGCTGTATCCAGGCAATCTGTGTCCCGGATGGAGCA GGGGTGTCGACTTTTTATAGGACATCTGTGTTCAATATTTCACTCCAGAAACATTTGACGGGCAAAGATCACGAATCCCTGAAGCAAACTGCCAGGACCAAGTTCGGCCAG GAAGTGAGTGTAGTTTTGGTGAAGGCAGATGGTGCATTGAAGTCTCCCCTCAACAGACTCATGCCTGCCTCAGCTAAACAGCAGCTGCTCCAGATGGCCCAGGCCAGACCTGGGGACCTGCTGCTCATCTCTGCTGGGACGCAGGAATGTGTG CGCCCTTTGTTGGGCAAGTTGAGGCTTCAGTGTTCTGAACTCCTAGAGGGCTCCGGTGTGGCTGTTCGAGACCCCTCAGCGTTTCACTTTCTGTGGGTGGTAGACTTCCCACTGTTCCTGCCAAAAGAAGAGGATCCTGATCAGCTTGAGTCAGCCCACCATCCTTTCACTGCACCTCTCCCTGAGGATGCTCATCTCCTGTATTCACTGCCTCACAAG GTACGTGGCCAGCATTATGACCTGGTCCTGAATGGGTGTGAGATTGGAGGAGGATCCATTCGTATTCACAAGGCCTCTGATCAGCAGCATGTGCTGGAGACGATCCTCAAG GAGgatccatctctcctttctcacCTGTTAGAGGCACTGGACTCTGGGGCTCCCCCTCATGGTGGGATTGCATTGG GTTTGGATCGTTTTCTGTCTATTATCGTCGGAGCCCCCAGCATCAGGGACGTGATTGCCTTCCCCAAATCATTCAGGGGCCATGACCTGATGAGTCGTGCTCCAGATTTCGTCTCTGAAGACGAGCTTAAATCCTACCACATCGCTGTCAACTGGCCAGCAGGAGACAAAGGGAACCAGGAGAAATAG
- the dars2 gene encoding aspartate--tRNA ligase, mitochondrial isoform X1 → MANKSRALAQRMLLICRQETRAYSLWRRTTIPIASQGHLIKPSIMHLRFSLNVNKHSTCTTGSSSLSFRSHTCGELRPVDVGEEVTLCGWVQYLRQDLFVIMRDFSGLAQILIPQDKDKINLKTALCDLPPESVIRVKGTVRLRPDGQENKEMPTGEIEVLAESVEILNVCRKLPFEIKDSVKKSESLRMQYRYLDLRSSQMQYNLRLRSQLVMKMREYLCNVHGFVDVETPTLFKRTPGGAKEFVVPSREPGRFYSLPQSPQQFKQLLMVAGIDRYFQLARCYRDEGSKPDRQPEFTQVDIEMSFVDQAGIRGLIEGLVQYSWPVEKDPVSTPFPCITYEKAMKDYGVDKPDTRFAMKLMDISKTFHNTEIEFLKDALNQPGGCIQAICVPDGAGVSTFYRTSVFNISLQKHLTGKDHESLKQTARTKFGQEVSVVLVKADGALKSPLNRLMPASAKQQLLQMAQARPGDLLLISAGTQECVRPLLGKLRLQCSELLEGSGVAVRDPSAFHFLWVVDFPLFLPKEEDPDQLESAHHPFTAPLPEDAHLLYSLPHKVRGQHYDLVLNGCEIGGGSIRIHKASDQQHVLETILKEDPSLLSHLLEALDSGAPPHGGIALGLDRFLSIIVGAPSIRDVIAFPKSFRGHDLMSRAPDFVSEDELKSYHIAVNWPAGDKGNQEK, encoded by the exons ATGGCCAATAAAAGCAGAGCATTGGCACAGAGGATGCTTCTCATCTGTAGACAGGAGACCAGAGCATATTCACTATGGCGAAGAACAACAATTCCGATTGCAAGCCAAGGACATCTGATCAAACCCAGCATTATGCATTTGAGGTTTTCTCTCAATGTCAACAAACACTCAACGTGCACAACAG GTTCTAGCAGTTTGTCCTTTCGGAGTCACACTTGTGGGGAGCTACGGCCTGTTGATGTAGGAGAGGAAGTCACTCTGTgtggctgggttcaatacctgaG ACAGGATTTATTTGTTATCATGAGAGATTTCAGTGGCTTGGCACAAATTCTTATCCCTCAAGACAAG GACAAAATTAATCTGAAAACAGCCTTGTGTGACTTACCACCTGAATCAGTGATCAGGGTGAAAGGCACGGTCAGGCTTCGACCAGATGGACAAGAGAACAAG GAGATGCCCACCGGAGAGATCGAGGTTCTTGCAGAGAGTGTGGAGATTCTAAATGTCTGCCGTAAGCTTCCCTTTGAAATCAAAGATTCTGTGAAA AAATCTGAATCCCTTCGGATGCAGTATCGCTATCTGGACCTTCGTTCGTCACAAATGCAGTATAACCTGAGGCTGAGGTCCCAGCTAGTGATGAAGATGAGAGAGTACCTGTGCAATGTGCATG GGTTTGTGGATGTTGAAACTCCCACCTTATTTAAGAGGACTCCAGGG GGTGCAAAGGAGTTTGTGGTGCCCTCAAGAGAACCTGGTCGATTTTACTCCCTGCCTCAGAGTCCTCAGCAGTTTAAACAGCTTCTCATGGTGGCTGGCATTGACAG GTACTTTCAACTGGCCCGGTGCTACAGAGATGAGGGTTCCAAACCAGACAGACAACCAGAATTTACCCAG GTGGACATTGAGATGTCCTTTGTGGATCAAGCTGGAATCCGAGGGCTGATTGAGGGCTTGGTCCAGTACTCCTGGCCTGTGGAGAAAGATCCTGTCTCCACACCCTTCCCCTGCATAACGTATGAAAAAGCAATGAAGGACTATGGAGTGGACAAGCCAGACACACGATTCGCCATGAAG CTCATGGACATCAGTAAAACATTCCACAACACAGAAATAGAGTTCCTTAAAGATGCCCTCAACCAACCAGGAGGCTGTATCCAGGCAATCTGTGTCCCGGATGGAGCA GGGGTGTCGACTTTTTATAGGACATCTGTGTTCAATATTTCACTCCAGAAACATTTGACGGGCAAAGATCACGAATCCCTGAAGCAAACTGCCAGGACCAAGTTCGGCCAG GAAGTGAGTGTAGTTTTGGTGAAGGCAGATGGTGCATTGAAGTCTCCCCTCAACAGACTCATGCCTGCCTCAGCTAAACAGCAGCTGCTCCAGATGGCCCAGGCCAGACCTGGGGACCTGCTGCTCATCTCTGCTGGGACGCAGGAATGTGTG CGCCCTTTGTTGGGCAAGTTGAGGCTTCAGTGTTCTGAACTCCTAGAGGGCTCCGGTGTGGCTGTTCGAGACCCCTCAGCGTTTCACTTTCTGTGGGTGGTAGACTTCCCACTGTTCCTGCCAAAAGAAGAGGATCCTGATCAGCTTGAGTCAGCCCACCATCCTTTCACTGCACCTCTCCCTGAGGATGCTCATCTCCTGTATTCACTGCCTCACAAG GTACGTGGCCAGCATTATGACCTGGTCCTGAATGGGTGTGAGATTGGAGGAGGATCCATTCGTATTCACAAGGCCTCTGATCAGCAGCATGTGCTGGAGACGATCCTCAAG GAGgatccatctctcctttctcacCTGTTAGAGGCACTGGACTCTGGGGCTCCCCCTCATGGTGGGATTGCATTGG GTTTGGATCGTTTTCTGTCTATTATCGTCGGAGCCCCCAGCATCAGGGACGTGATTGCCTTCCCCAAATCATTCAGGGGCCATGACCTGATGAGTCGTGCTCCAGATTTCGTCTCTGAAGACGAGCTTAAATCCTACCACATCGCTGTCAACTGGCCAGCAGGAGACAAAGGGAACCAGGAGAAATAG
- the dars2 gene encoding aspartate--tRNA ligase, mitochondrial isoform X2, with protein sequence MANKSRALAQRMLLICRQETRAYSLWRRTTIPIASQGHLIKPSIMHLRFSLNVNKHSTCTTGSSSLSFRSHTCGELRPVDVGEEVTLCGWVQYLRQDLFVIMRDFSGLAQILIPQDKDKINLKTALCDLPPESVIRVKGTVRLRPDGQENKEMPTGEIEVLAESVEILNVCRKLPFEIKDSVKKSESLRMQYRYLDLRSSQMQYNLRLRSQLVMKMREYLCNVHGFVDVETPTLFKRTPGGAKEFVVPSREPGRFYSLPQSPQQFKQLLMVAGIDRYFQLARCYRDEGSKPDRQPEFTQVDIEMSFVDQAGIRGLIEGLVQYSWPVEKDPVSTPFPCITYEKAMKDYGVDKPDTRFAMKLMDISKTFHNTEIEFLKDALNQPGGCIQAICVPDGADICVQYFTPETFDGQRSRIPEANCQDQVRPVSVVLVKADGALKSPLNRLMPASAKQQLLQMAQARPGDLLLISAGTQECVRPLLGKLRLQCSELLEGSGVAVRDPSAFHFLWVVDFPLFLPKEEDPDQLESAHHPFTAPLPEDAHLLYSLPHKVRGQHYDLVLNGCEIGGGSIRIHKASDQQHVLETILKEDPSLLSHLLEALDSGAPPHGGIALGLDRFLSIIVGAPSIRDVIAFPKSFRGHDLMSRAPDFVSEDELKSYHIAVNWPAGDKGNQEK encoded by the exons ATGGCCAATAAAAGCAGAGCATTGGCACAGAGGATGCTTCTCATCTGTAGACAGGAGACCAGAGCATATTCACTATGGCGAAGAACAACAATTCCGATTGCAAGCCAAGGACATCTGATCAAACCCAGCATTATGCATTTGAGGTTTTCTCTCAATGTCAACAAACACTCAACGTGCACAACAG GTTCTAGCAGTTTGTCCTTTCGGAGTCACACTTGTGGGGAGCTACGGCCTGTTGATGTAGGAGAGGAAGTCACTCTGTgtggctgggttcaatacctgaG ACAGGATTTATTTGTTATCATGAGAGATTTCAGTGGCTTGGCACAAATTCTTATCCCTCAAGACAAG GACAAAATTAATCTGAAAACAGCCTTGTGTGACTTACCACCTGAATCAGTGATCAGGGTGAAAGGCACGGTCAGGCTTCGACCAGATGGACAAGAGAACAAG GAGATGCCCACCGGAGAGATCGAGGTTCTTGCAGAGAGTGTGGAGATTCTAAATGTCTGCCGTAAGCTTCCCTTTGAAATCAAAGATTCTGTGAAA AAATCTGAATCCCTTCGGATGCAGTATCGCTATCTGGACCTTCGTTCGTCACAAATGCAGTATAACCTGAGGCTGAGGTCCCAGCTAGTGATGAAGATGAGAGAGTACCTGTGCAATGTGCATG GGTTTGTGGATGTTGAAACTCCCACCTTATTTAAGAGGACTCCAGGG GGTGCAAAGGAGTTTGTGGTGCCCTCAAGAGAACCTGGTCGATTTTACTCCCTGCCTCAGAGTCCTCAGCAGTTTAAACAGCTTCTCATGGTGGCTGGCATTGACAG GTACTTTCAACTGGCCCGGTGCTACAGAGATGAGGGTTCCAAACCAGACAGACAACCAGAATTTACCCAG GTGGACATTGAGATGTCCTTTGTGGATCAAGCTGGAATCCGAGGGCTGATTGAGGGCTTGGTCCAGTACTCCTGGCCTGTGGAGAAAGATCCTGTCTCCACACCCTTCCCCTGCATAACGTATGAAAAAGCAATGAAGGACTATGGAGTGGACAAGCCAGACACACGATTCGCCATGAAG CTCATGGACATCAGTAAAACATTCCACAACACAGAAATAGAGTTCCTTAAAGATGCCCTCAACCAACCAGGAGGCTGTATCCAGGCAATCTGTGTCCCGGATGGAGCA GACATCTGTGTTCAATATTTCACTCCAGAAACATTTGACGGGCAAAGATCACGAATCCCTGAAGCAAACTGCCAGGACCAAGTTCGGCCAG TGAGTGTAGTTTTGGTGAAGGCAGATGGTGCATTGAAGTCTCCCCTCAACAGACTCATGCCTGCCTCAGCTAAACAGCAGCTGCTCCAGATGGCCCAGGCCAGACCTGGGGACCTGCTGCTCATCTCTGCTGGGACGCAGGAATGTGTG CGCCCTTTGTTGGGCAAGTTGAGGCTTCAGTGTTCTGAACTCCTAGAGGGCTCCGGTGTGGCTGTTCGAGACCCCTCAGCGTTTCACTTTCTGTGGGTGGTAGACTTCCCACTGTTCCTGCCAAAAGAAGAGGATCCTGATCAGCTTGAGTCAGCCCACCATCCTTTCACTGCACCTCTCCCTGAGGATGCTCATCTCCTGTATTCACTGCCTCACAAG GTACGTGGCCAGCATTATGACCTGGTCCTGAATGGGTGTGAGATTGGAGGAGGATCCATTCGTATTCACAAGGCCTCTGATCAGCAGCATGTGCTGGAGACGATCCTCAAG GAGgatccatctctcctttctcacCTGTTAGAGGCACTGGACTCTGGGGCTCCCCCTCATGGTGGGATTGCATTGG GTTTGGATCGTTTTCTGTCTATTATCGTCGGAGCCCCCAGCATCAGGGACGTGATTGCCTTCCCCAAATCATTCAGGGGCCATGACCTGATGAGTCGTGCTCCAGATTTCGTCTCTGAAGACGAGCTTAAATCCTACCACATCGCTGTCAACTGGCCAGCAGGAGACAAAGGGAACCAGGAGAAATAG